From a region of the Branchiostoma floridae strain S238N-H82 chromosome 13, Bfl_VNyyK, whole genome shotgun sequence genome:
- the LOC118429581 gene encoding putative white-brown complex homolog protein 30 isoform X2, with the protein MYSTVVLCLLAVSGALAMPVTDSLVATVVMTTAVSRPCDPGYICFPNSTVPNPTDGIMGYICPVGHFCPTGALEEIPCPIGSYSNLIGLADASECVQCPAGYYCSLPGLQAPLGLCDPGYFCIPGSQSPTPVDGTCPEGCYCPTGSAAPIPCPVGTMNPVSHGSSVSECVLCPAGQYCSGAGLQTPTGHCSAGYFCIPGSQSPTPVDGTCPEGHYCPTGSAVPSPCPVGTMNPDSHGTNVLDCRPCQDE; encoded by the exons ATGTATTCTACAGTCGTCCTCTGCCTTTTGGCTGTTAGCGGTGCACTGGCCATGCCTGTTACGGACTCACTCGTAGCAACCGTCGTCATGACAACAG CCGTGAGCAGGCCCTGCGACCCAGGCTACATCTGCTTCCCGAACTCAACCGTGCCCAACCCGACCGATGGTATCATGGGATACATCTGTCCTGTGGGGCACTTCTGTCCCACTGGTGCCCTGGAGGAAATTCCCTGTCCGATCG GATCCTACAGCAACTTAATTGGCCTGGCTGATGCATCTGAATGTGTGCAGTGCCCAGCCGGTTACTACTGTAGTTTGCCCGGACTGCAGGCCCCACTCGGACTTTGCGATCCCGGCTACTTCTGCATACCTGGGTCCCAGTCGCCCACGCCCGTCGATGGCACATGCCCAGAAGGATGCTACTGCCCAACAG GGTCTGCCGCACCTATACCGTGCCCGGTTGGTACAATGAACCCAGTCAGCCACGGTTCAAGTGTGTCTGAATGTGTGCTATGTCCGGCTGGTCAGTACTGTAGTGGGGCCGGATTGCAGACCCCAACTGGACACTGCAGTGCCGGCTACTTCTGCATACCTGGTTCCCAGTCACCCACACCTGTCGATGGCACATGCCCAGAAGGGCACTACTGTCCAACAG GTTCTGCTGTACCTTCACCATGCCCTGTTGGTACGATGAACCCAGACAGCCACGGAACAAATGTGTTAGACTGTCGTCCTTGTCAGGATG
- the LOC118429581 gene encoding signal peptide, CUB and EGF-like domain-containing protein 3 isoform X1, giving the protein MYSTVVLCLLAVSGALAMPVTDSLVATVVMTTAVSRPCDPGYICFPNSTVPNPTDGIMGYICPVGHFCPTGALEEIPCPIGSYSNLIGLADASECVQCPAGYYCSLPGLQAPLGLCDPGYFCIPGSQSPTPVDGTCPEGCYCPTGSAAPIPCPVGTMNPVSHGSSVSECVLCPAGQYCSGAGLQTPTGHCSAGYFCIPGSQSPTPVDGTCPEGHYCPTGSAAPTPCPVGTMNPVSLGTGVSECVLCPAGQYCSGAGLQTLTGPCSAGYFCIPGSHSPTPIDGACPEGHYCPTGSAVPSPCPVGTMNPDSHGTNVLDCRPCQDE; this is encoded by the exons ATGTATTCTACAGTCGTCCTCTGCCTTTTGGCTGTTAGCGGTGCACTGGCCATGCCTGTTACGGACTCACTCGTAGCAACCGTCGTCATGACAACAG CCGTGAGCAGGCCCTGCGACCCAGGCTACATCTGCTTCCCGAACTCAACCGTGCCCAACCCGACCGATGGTATCATGGGATACATCTGTCCTGTGGGGCACTTCTGTCCCACTGGTGCCCTGGAGGAAATTCCCTGTCCGATCG GATCCTACAGCAACTTAATTGGCCTGGCTGATGCATCTGAATGTGTGCAGTGCCCAGCCGGTTACTACTGTAGTTTGCCCGGACTGCAGGCCCCACTCGGACTTTGCGATCCCGGCTACTTCTGCATACCTGGGTCCCAGTCGCCCACGCCCGTCGATGGCACATGCCCAGAAGGATGCTACTGCCCAACAG GGTCTGCCGCACCTATACCGTGCCCGGTTGGTACAATGAACCCAGTCAGCCACGGTTCAAGTGTGTCTGAATGTGTGCTATGTCCGGCTGGTCAGTACTGTAGTGGGGCCGGATTGCAGACCCCAACTGGACACTGCAGTGCCGGCTACTTCTGCATACCTGGTTCCCAGTCACCCACACCTGTCGATGGCACATGCCCAGAAGGGCACTACTGTCCAACAG GGTCCGCCGCACCTACACCGTGCCCGGTCGGGACAATGAACCCAGTCAGCCTCGGTACAGGTGTGTCTGAATGTGTGCTGTGTCCGGCTGGTCAGTACTGTAGTGGAGCCGGACTGCAGACCCTAACTGGACCCTGCAGTGCCGGCTACTTCTGCATACCTGGTTCCCACTCACCAACACCCATCGACGGCGCATGCCCAGAAGGACACTACTGTCCAACag GTTCTGCTGTACCTTCACCATGCCCTGTTGGTACGATGAACCCAGACAGCCACGGAACAAATGTGTTAGACTGTCGTCCTTGTCAGGATG